The genomic window TCCGCTTTCTGATGCAGCGCCAGCAGCTGCGTTTCTGCATCGCACTGGCCAGATTCGATGAGCAGCTGGTTCCCGGCACAGCCTGCCAGGCTCTCCTGGCCAACGGCCCGCTCATGGCCAACTGCGATATTGGTAACATCGAGGACCTGACCATGACCTTGCGCTACGCCTTCGGCGAAATTCTGCTGGACACGAGTCGAAAGTGTCGTCCTGGCCTGGAGCTATTCGGAGTTCGCTGCAGGCGGAGGGcttgaatattattatttttattcccaGAATTAAAGTACggaattttcatatttcagcAACACCAActgccaaatgaaaacaatttagttTAACATTAATTTAAGAGATTTCCATTTATGACATACAACAATTTTAAAGTGTTCAGTGGCACTCAAATACTTTTCCAATGGCTATTTCTAATGAATATTGATGTATTTCTATGCGCAGATTCGATACTAAGCCAAGTGATGCCAGAAATAAGTGCATTAGTTTGAGTTTGTCACTAACAAATTAGTAACTAATGGAATATCGTAACATTTTTGCTAGCTGCTGAATTTGCTAATtgttcccatttccatttcgtcTCCTAAGTGCATTGCTAATTCACTTTATCGAGCAATTTTTCATCGTCTGCCCTGTGCTGTCCCTTGTCATTTCAATATGTCAATAAAAATCAGAAAGTAACACTCCGCCGTCCCCGATTCGCTGCCATTTGAAACTTGGAAACTGGGTGAAGGCCTGAGTCCGAGTGGCGAGTCCTTGCCAAGTGCAGTGCCTCCTCCCTGACAAATGACGattataatttgtaaaatgCGCCCATCTTGTTGTCCCCCCTCCCAGATCCCCAGATACCCAGATCCTAAGGTCCCCAGATGGACAGATTCACAGATGCCGAGATGCACAGATCCTTGTCGCACCCCCGATATGTTCGACTTGTGGCCTAGATGTTGCTGTCCGGCTATTTTCCCCATTTCTGTGCATTTCCACTCTCGGATTCAGTTTAGTTCATcgcaattgttgttgcaattAGCAGAAGCGATGGGCGGGCATTTTCCGGGCGGTAATATAAGCACAACTGATGGTTTCAATGGGGAAAATTGCACAGCGCAAATGGCCGATGGTCGTGGGTGGATAAAGTCGTATTGTTGCATTTCGCAATTACCGGCAAAACCGGTTTAGGAGCACAGCTTCCATGCAGAGGTTTTCCAATTTCAATCGAAGCTGTGATATCCttttcaatcgatttgcaAGACATCTTCGAACAAAAAATACTCCAAACGGAGCTGTCAACACAATAAACGCTTTCCAAATCAGTTTTCGCAATGAAATTGATGGGATTTGTGCATCGAGTGTGCAAGCTGCAGAAGTGCATTTTAGGCTTTCAATGTGTGAgacaacaaaatgtttgtCTAGCTGAATAGTAAtggcttaaaaaattaaaaatttcgaTACATAAGAATAGTTTGCAAACTAATAGTatgatattttcaaatatttattacactTATAACTTAATATGATCAcatattataaacaaacatcCACTTTTAACATTGctattaattgattttttgcAGAAATTTATTAACTTTGCTTTATTACCGTATGTAGCTCAAAGTGgcatataaattaaaataagtcTTAAATTGAGTTCCATTGGCTTTTGCAGCGACTGTTGTTTAAGCGTTTATCTGCCACTTTCAAGGACTCTTCAAGCTGCTCCCCAAATTATGGACAACTTTTCTCCGGCTTGGCCAAAGCTAAATGTAAATTAATGAATTGTTTAAagtacttaaaatatttacgcTCAAAGCAAGTGGATGAGCACTGCCACGCCTCCCGCCCCCATCCGCGAACCAGCTTCAATCCAGGATGCTGTGAGCATGGGCTGCTGACCGATGAATATGCAAACGATCCGCTACCCACGGACACTCCCTCCTCCAAGTTCGTTATAACGCAGCATAAGGTCAAGGAGAATAGTACACTGGTCTGTAGCATTCATAGGtctaaaacaataaaataaaacaataaataattaaatataccTTATATACTAATATATAGCTGTATGACTAAGCAAGagggaaaaatatatttagttatCTAGGTGTAACTTCGCATCTAGCCTGAGAGCCTTGGCACCCTTTGTCCCACGGTGCGTATACGCGATGGTGTCGAACGGTCATTAAGGCAGCGAACTGAGAGCCGAGCTGGCTGTTTACGCAgtgaggaggagcagcagtggGCAAAAACAAGAGGACGACAGCGGCAACAGTCTGTCCAGTGACTTCTGGTGCCACCCGTGATTTCCCGCCCACCAAGTGTCCTGCGGAGCGGTTTGTTCCTTCATTCCGCCCACTGTTTCCACTGTTTCCACTGTTTCtccaactgactgactggctgactgtTAGTGCGGAGGCCCTCGTTTCGttaaatatgcataaacaaacgaaacgaacTGACTTTGCCACTTGCTCAGCAATGCTGCCACTGCAGCTTTGTGCTGCGTTTGAGGCGCTGCAGCCTTCTGTCCTCTTCGTCCTGCAGTTCTGTTCAGCTCGAGTAATTAAATTTCGCTCGAGATTCCAGGCATTTCCTTCTCTGATTTCGCCCGAGCTACCAAACTCACAGAATCCCCGCGCTATTTGCgttgaaaaagtgaaaaatctATTAATGAAACGCGACTGGTAATAATTTATGCAGCAAGTCAGTCGATAGCCGGAACTGGGGTTCATTTTAATAAGGCAAGTGAGACTGGCTGCGAGCATGGGGTTAAAATGGCATCGACGGAACGTTGGCAAATGAGATCGAACAAGACTGCAATCACTGCCCAGACTCCCTTCTGCATCCTTTGAAGAAGGAGAAAACACTACAAACTGGCACCAAACTGATTGCATTATCGTGTGGAGCCAGCAATGAGCGACGTGGGAAGACAAAGGAATCGACCCAGAAAGGTTCGATGCTTTTGCGCAACAATATTAAAGGGCCACATGGAAATACTTATGGAGAACTGGCACGCTGTCGTATAATTTCAACCGACCAATGTGCTAAGAACTAATTCCCTTATGTGGtgtattaatatatatttatatatatttttttaataaattaattagtcAACAGCATATTTGTAATAAACTTATTGTGTTATTTTATCAAACATAACATATCAGTTGTAAATAGGGAAATATGCAGTAcacttttttattaattcgaCTTAATTGAATAATTTCGCATTCAATACAGTATtcctttttaatgttttttttaattaataatggATCTAATTGTTGTGCAATTAAAGTTAACTTCGTTTAAGTGAATTATTCTGTGCATGTTTTCAGGGGTTATTGTTCGCTTAACTTCAATTTTCCATCCGCTCGGTTGAATCACCGTGGGGCATCGCAATCGACTCGTGTGTCGGTTGGCAAGTGGCAAGGATGTGCGGCAAGGAcccacatgtgtgtgtgtgtgtttgtgtgcgatTCATTCGGGCTCTTCAAGGCTCATTTATGACCAGCATCGTTGGTCActttttatgcattttccCACGCTGTTTACTTTGTATACAAACGAGTGGCACTTACTTATTTTGTGCCATATAATGAGCCCTCCTGATGGTcgcttataaattataaagcatttcgacacacacacactcgctgTCGTTCAATAAACTTTACGCTCACACCCACCCAATTTGATTTGTATGGCTTTTCAATTTGTGCTCTGGTGCTCTTTAGTTTCATACCACTCCGCTGGCTTGCTGGATGGTCGTATTTCCTTTTTGCTGCATTTGCCATTGTATAAAATTTTGGTATTTGCGCCAATTTCATTCCAAATTGAGCGCTGCCCACAgtcgtttatttttaatgcaccCAGGCCATCCAAGCATCCAaactcaaacccaaacccaaacccaaacccaactCATGCCAATCCAACCCAACCGAAACGAAAAGGAAGGGAACGAAGCAAGGGAGCGTGGACATGGGCTGCTCCTCGCAAGGATGTGGACCAGGTGCGGAATGGGGCTGGTGTGCCACATCAGAAGTTgatttttttccactttcagCTTGCCTGGCCTTTATTTCCCGATTCCCATTTTTCTATTGTGGATTGTGGACTAGCTGAGGGATTTCGACTTTATTTGCTTGTATGTCTGCTTTTGGGAACGGAACACGTGTTGATTTGCCGCACCATAATGCTTTACCAAGTTCTAGTCTTAAATACTACACATATTCTGCAACTGAAACGGCAActgcaacggcaacggcaactgcaactcAATATcaattttcggttttattttaaatccaTTGTGGAAAATTACGATCCCCAAAAGTGCACTGGCAAGAGCATCCAAATTGCGTTGCGCCGCCCACATGAAATCGCATTTTTTCCCAATTTGCTCCTTTGTATTATTTGCAGTGTGCTTTTTGGACATTGTGTCCTGCCGGATGCCAAACATTCGCTGCACAGCAGGACACTCAGGCGAATTGCAGTGGTCGCAACTGAATGGATGGGAGTGAAGGTTACTCCTGCAAGGAGTCGGATTAGTTGGGCCAAAATGCAGCcgaaggcaaaggcaaaggcgaAGGCGAAGGAGGGCCCCAAGTGCGCTCAAGATTTATGGCTCATGGTCCTCTGCATTTGCGGTTATACGAGGGGGGAATGGCCAACTACTTGGGGGCTGTGGAGCCATCAAATACAATCAAATTGATTGccttattttttgtgtatgCCAGTGCCGCCAGCAGGCAGCGCTGACCTATAATgcgattttgattttttattaatttcttaatttgcAATTAGTTAATGACTAGCCAGGGGACCCACACACACGAGTATAcacgacacacacacacacacacacagcgaatTTTGAATGTGGAACGGTACcgaataaataacaaaatggcGTTCTTCAATATCCGGCGAGCGGAAATTTCAATAAGGCAGCCACGGGAGGCTCCTTGGCCGTAATCAGGATATCAGGATATGGGCTCAAATGActgggcgaaaaaaaaaatgaaaatgtgtgCGGCAATCAAACCTCGTGTATGTGGGCCGAATGGGGCGTGGCAAGTTTTGAATTAGTTGCGCCGAGAATTTCTGCATAAATCATTTCCTGTTTGTGTCAAAGGagcaaaaaaatcaaaagacgcaaaaatcgaaaaggaaaaatgaaGACTGAAGATAAAAGCCCTGCAaagacaacgacaacaacaacatcgacgacaaaatggaataaaaaatgaaaagcgaagGAAGCTCCAAAATGACATGACAAAGTCAAAGCGacgaacaaaaaacaagagcaagacaaagcaaacagcaacaataacattaaattagcattttttattacttGTAGTTTTCGTTGCCCTTTGCTATACATTCCTTtgtgtatgtttttttattcCGTTTCATTGCCGGCTATTTGCATAAGTTGACACAAGCAGCTACTAAGTAATATTGCGCATTCGACATGTTGGCCAGCGGCTTTAACTGGAAAATGCGTCAGTACAAGCGCTTCTAAAATCAGCTTCAAACTTTATCTGGGCTTGCATGTTTGCCTGTGTACTTCTTACATAATGCACTAAGAAAGTTCAAGACTTTTTCTTATTGTTTTAGAACGtatactttaaatttaaatcctCTGGCGCATTTGtatatattgaaaataagtaACCACTGCCATTTAAAgtaattgcaaattgaattgcccgaaaacgaaacggaaaaGTGCAGCTCTTCGATTTTCTATCTTcggaaaaatgtaaatgttcCCTGTTGTGCGATAGTTTACTTGTTATGGCCACTGTCTTCCTACCCTTCATTCAGATGTCTGCTGAAATATGTATGAAATCTTACACATTTATTACAAAAGAGCGGAGAAAACAAAAGGCGAACCGAAGAAGCCGGGCACATCTGCATGGATTTCCACCGCCTTCCCATCCGCAGCTCCACTGCTTCACTGGTTCGCTTGTCCACTGGTCCACGTATAAATTTTATGTACACTTACTTACTTCTGCAAACAATGAAGGCTCCGTGACGTGACTTAGTCCTGGGGCTGGTCAGCTGGAACTCGTCTGCCATTGTCCACaactccttgccgcccatccgCCTTCCGTTTCTGGGTCGTTGGCTGCCAAGTGCAACGATTTCGGTTTCCATTGGCATTATGTAGTTTAAGATTTCACCCGAATGGGCATGCATATGTGTACTCCgtgtatttacatatatttatggctCTTGGGACCGGGCTAAAGTGAGGCATGTCCTGCGGCCAAAAGATATTGTAAACACCAACGCATCTCTGTCTTCTTGAGTTCGGTGTGCGAGTGGAGGGAGGAGCACATGTAAGGACTGCTGTCACAGAATAGTCATCTTTTCGGATAATTGAAAACTTTGGTGACTTTTCATTAAACTTTTACA from Drosophila yakuba strain Tai18E2 chromosome 2L, Prin_Dyak_Tai18E2_2.1, whole genome shotgun sequence includes these protein-coding regions:
- the LOC6527203 gene encoding uncharacterized protein LOC6527203; translation: MNHLGSILLLLLIMCIQRSRQQAFANSEPLTDNGIYMPGLEDDLDWTGANWQLVVRFLMQRQQLRFCIALARFDEQLVPGTACQALLANGPLMANCDIGNIEDLTMTLRYAFGEILLDTSRKCRPGLELFGVRCRRRA